From one Lolium rigidum isolate FL_2022 chromosome 4, APGP_CSIRO_Lrig_0.1, whole genome shotgun sequence genomic stretch:
- the LOC124706439 gene encoding probable xyloglucan endotransglucosylase/hydrolase protein 28: MAASALLLVALAVFVAAVAAAALDTSPVPFDAGYAALFGGDNLVRSPDGRGVTLKLDRYTGSGFVSKAAYRHGFFSASIKLPGDYTAGVVVAFYLSNWDAHPKNHDELDFELLGNRRGHGWRVQTNMYGNGSTSRGREERYLLPVDATVADAHRYAIAWTPNNVVFYLDGVPIREVVRVPSMGGDFPSKPMSVYATIWDGSNWATDGGKYKVDYAYAPFAAEFSDLVLSGCHGAAEECQVDLLTHDVAVMAPAKRAAMRGFREQYLTYTACRDRVRYKTMVFPECDDLADGGSTFHEWGESKKTRRRSASPLLYSSRMQ; this comes from the exons GTCGCCGGTGCCGTTCGACGCCGGGTACGCGGCGCTCTTCGGGGGCGACAACCTCGTGCGGTcgccggacggccgcggcgtcacgCTCAAGCTCGACCGATACACCG GTTCTGGGTTCGTCTCCAAGGCGGCGTACCGCCATGGGTTCTTCAGCGCTTCCATCAAGCTGCCCGGCGACTACACCGCCGGTGTCGTCGTCGCCTTCTAT CTGTCGAACTGGGACGCGCACCCCAAGAACCACGACGAGCTGGACTTCGAGCTGCTGGGCAACCGGCGGGGCCACGGCTGGCGCGTCCAGACCAACATGTACGGCAACGGCAGCACCTCCCGCGGCCGGGAGGAGCGCTACCtcctgcccgtcgacgccaccGTCGCCGACGCGCACCGCTACGCCATCGCCTGGACACCCAACAACGTCGTCTTCTACCTCGACGGCGTCCCCATCCGCGAGGTGGTCCGCGTCCCATCCATGGGCGGTGACTTCCCCTCCAAGCCCATGTCCGTCTACGCCACCATCTGGGACGGCTCCAACTGGGCCACCGACGGCGGCAAGTACAAGGTCGACTACGCCTACGCGCCCTTCGCCGCCGAGTTCTCTGACCTCGTGCTCAGCGGCTGCCACGGCGCCGCCGAGGAGTGCCAGGTTGACCTGCTCACGCACGACGTCGCCGTCATGGCCCCGGCCAAGCGCGCCGCCATGAGGGGGTTCCGAGAGCAGTACCTCACCTACACGGCGTGCCGCGACAGGGTGCGCTACAAGACCATGGTGTTCCCCGAGTGCGACGACCTCGCCGACGGTGGCTCTACGTTCCACGAGTGGGGCGAGTCCAAGAAGACGCGCCGCCGGTCGGCGTCGCCGTTGCTCTACTCTTCTAGGATGCAGTAG